One window from the genome of Anopheles merus strain MAF chromosome 3R, AmerM5.1, whole genome shotgun sequence encodes:
- the LOC121597488 gene encoding uncharacterized protein LOC121597488 isoform X3 yields MDSSIITVQAQYSFKGSNNDELCFKKGDIITLTQREEGGWWEGTLGDKTGWFPSNYVKEYVGPLPLSETIRPPEEIQAFRSVVFRDLLESEKAHVAELRGLSENFLEPLEGSQILSSNEYTQLMCNFLEVVEMHEEFLQSLEDCNDRVGKVFLSNAPTMKKIHQFYCAAHPRAIVIVDKFRDELNVFMEKQGAAKPGLLVLTTGLSKPFRRLDKYAAILQELERHMESGHPDRGDTQRSIAVYKDIASSCSATRRQKELELQILTGPVRGWQGAELSTLGDIIHMGSVAVGPEHKDRYLVLFPQTLLILSVSQRMSAFKYEGKLPLTGITVNRLEDTDQLKNAFEISGTLIDRIVAVCQGPNEANRWVELLSPKSGTAEQGNTGAVDMKRNVSSSAVNIPQPPPHCSKQLALDSRGYSTRVSVCAYDDNGGRGCGMYGADFEATLPPPNYPPTAPYAELTSYFRRLFRAGELSRYVVQALLYPQVTQKYDRRLVVMRRRRHKTTVRMQRRDKEAAARAVPSEHSKHDANSTEQQTSKEGGAESSVRKECRSRERSYNSSDSESSSCASSSCSRSRSNLERQNAVDYVEEDDDAYETITFFAGKSKPNPESSCEGSTVYESYDDPHSTEGGSFTYKIGARKTSSCSTDEADSASEDGDYDNDDNRSSEMIGSAAIPFLRLNDRESLNSGGAHGSARSNAGRSSGIHTSTARLLLGELKLQCSEQSQVSSFEHRDPHGRMACENLLNLDESMQIKHSLQQKTITEERHSMPTYFVGNRFNNSSVTEIYIPSWKEDCQVADAQGTTAGTSNGAGNTDRNSVHSSSLDIPAIVPAPDPVTAELLYNFPTSTASGHDGADDRQILDNIVLGCLSREQSPFRKHSINSDKKLVLNPNHHRKDKDDSQDASRTPETRLDKKATEPSTSTARRCLSYQYVQLSSNPLSPAAAKNLDSNNNLSGEDRGRYDKSATRGQDDGYRATGPGGSDHKCRFCSFYSRGHSPHSSDSEQRTLLDENVPSAHSNIAHGMLHDREPPEDVVDGVPSRSFSLRQSRSSHNLGRFALVGESEFDFTDSGQYDHHNDQHAHDTSQPRGETRQDLEKNSATVAGGDGASVEVEQSAAALSEPRRLSALHDHSGHDRVVRSRSEDRVFSLFSSMDREGDAAAEPRLYSGRSRIVVNLYDRSSAAMQRGLMQSAVPPSGGESAQDRITYKTGLYAHWWKKEKLPIFVATSNESLKLPPASGPLSRPMAPRSPCIGDSSNSSSTNSSKPTTSQASVFPSGGDGLSHRPNISSNGAAARGSDVTAVSNRKQPSIAQRHVQHRAAHVATQTQPVVQSPSELQSSTAAAAAAATAAPTTATKATSTESKSVSFPELPEPKSSRGKPSGSKSKRFFGKS; encoded by the exons ATGGACTCTTCGATAATTACTGTACAGGCACAGTATTCGTTCAAGGGTTCCAACAACGATGAGCTGTGTTTCAAAAAGGGCGATATCATAACGCTTACCCAGCGTGAAGAGGGTGGTTGGTGGGAGGGAACGTTGGGCGACAAGACAGGCTGGTTTCCTAGCAATTACGTGAAGGAATATGTCG GACCGTTGCCCTTATCCGAAACAATACGACCGCCCGAGGAAATACAGGCCTTTCGATCGGTGGTGTTTCGTGATTTGTTAGAAAGCGAGAAAGCACATGTTGCTGAGTTGCGCGGACTATCCGAAAACTTCCTGGAACCGCTGGAAGGCAGCCAAAT ACTTTCTTCTAACGAATATACGCAATTAATGTGCAACTTTCTCGAAGTGGTGGAAATGCACGAAGAGTTCTTACAGTCTCTGGAGGATTGCAATGATCGTGTTGGCAAGGTGTTTCTATCGAATGCTCCAACGATGAAGAAAATACACCAATTCTACTGTGCAGCGCATCCCCGTGCCATAGTGATAGTGGATAAGTTTCG TGATGAGCTGAATGTGTTCATGGAAAAACAGGGTGCAGCTAAGCCGGGTCTGCTTGTGCTTACTACCGGTCTTTCGAAGCCGTTTCGGCGTCTTGATAAGTATGCCGCCATACTGCAGGAACTCGAACGCCACATGGAAAGCGGACATCCGGACAGAGGCGATACTCAACGCAGTATCGCCGTGTACAAGGATATTGCTTCCTCTTGCTCGGCTACTCGACGGCAGAAGGAACTAGAGCTGCAGATACTAACCGGACCAGTGCGCGGATGGCAGGGTGCTGAGCTGAGCACGCTCGGTGACATCATCCACATGGGCAGTGTGGCTGTTGGGCCAGAGCATAAGGACCGCTACCTGGTGCTATTTCCCCAGACGTTGCTGATATTGAGCGTCAGCCAGCGAATGAGCGCTTTCAAGTACGAAGGAAAGCTTCCCTTGACGGGCATCACGGTGAACCGTTTGGAAGATACGGATCAGCTAAAAAATGCGTTTGAAATCAGTGGCACACTGATCGATCGCATCGTAGCAGTGTGTCAAGGACCGAATGAGGCCAATCGCTGGGTGGAATTGCTGAGTCCCAAGTCCGGAACAGCTGAGCAGGGCAACACAGGAGCCGTGGACATGAAGCGCAACGTTAGCAGCTCGGCCGTTAATATTCCACAACCTCCACCGCAT TGCAGCAAACAATTAGCACTCGATTCTCGTGGCTACAGTACTCGTGTATCCGTGTGTGCATATGACGACAATGGTGGTCGGGGGTGCGGAATGTACGGTGCTGACTTTGAAGCAACGCTTCCGCCACCGAATTACCCACCTACGGCACCTTATGCCGAGTTGACCAGTTATTTTCGTCGCCTTTTCCGAGCGGGCGAACTGTCCCGATATGTCGTGCAAGCTTTACTATATCCCCAAGTAACTCAAAAATATGACAGACGCTTGGTAGTGATGAGACGGCGGCGACATAAAACTACTGTGCGGATGCAACGACGCGACAAGGAAGCGGCAGCACGGGCAGTGCCCTCAGAACATAGCAAACATGATGCAAACTCGACCGAGCAGCAGACCAGTAAGGAAGGTGGCGCAGAAAGCAGTGTAAGAAAAGAGTGTCGTTCACGCGAGAGAAGCTACAACTCCAGCGACTCTGAGTCGTCATCGTGCGCTTCATCCTCTTGCTCGAGAAGTCGATCAAACCTTGAACGCCAGAATGCAGTGGATTATGTGGAGGAAGACGACGATGCATACGAAACGATAACATTTTTTGCTGGTAAAAGTAAGCCCAATCccgaaagcagttgtgaaggcAGCACAGTGTATGAAAGTTACGATGATCCACATTCTACCGAGGGTGGTTCTTTTACGTATAAAATTGGTGCCCGAAAAACTTCCTCGTGTTCCACAGACGAAGCGGACAGTGCATCAGAAGATGGTGACTACGATAACGATGATAATCGTAGCTCAGAAATGATTGGTTCGGCAGCGATTCCGTTTCTACGCCTTAACGATCGTGAATCGCTCAACAGTGGCGGGGCGCATGGCAGTGCTCGATCAAACGCTGGACGGTCGTCGGGAATCCATACGTCTACGGCACGTCTGCTGCTAGGCGAATTGAAACTGCAGTGCTCGGAACAGTCGCAAGTGTCCAGCTTCGAGCATAGGGATCCCCACGGACGAATGGCTTGCGAAAATCTGCTTAATCTGGACGAGTCCATGCAGATAAAACACTCCCTGCAGCAAAAAACGATCACCGAGGAGCGCCACAGCATGCCGACGTACTTCGTGGGCAACCGTTTCAACAACTCGTCGGTAACAGAAATATACATTCCTTCGTGGAAAGAAGACTGCCAGGTCGCGGATGCACAGGGAACTACGGCAGGGACCTCAAACGGGGCGGGCAACACCGATCGCAACAGTGTACATTCCAGTTCGCTAGACATACCCGCCATCGTGCCCGCGCCCGATCCGGTGACGGCGGAGTTGCTGTACAACTTTCCAACGAGCACAGCATCCGGACACGACGGTGCCGATGATCGTCAGATTCTCGACAACATTGTGCTTGGATGTTTATCTCGCGAGCAGTCACCATTCCGTAAGCATTCAATAAATTCCGATAAAAAACTTGTGCTAAATCCGAATCATCATAGAAAAGACAAGGACGATTCGCAGGATGCGAGCAGAACGCCGGAGACGAGGCTAGATAAAAAAGCAACGGAACCCTCAACCTCAACTGCCAGGCGATGTCTCAGCTATCAGTACGTGCAACTGTCCAGTAATCCATTATCGCCTGCCGCAGCGAAGAACCTTGATTCGAACAACAATTTGTCGGGTGAGGATCGTGGAAGGTACGacaagagtgccactcgtgGACAGGACGATGGATACCGTGCGACTGGCCCAGGGGGCTCGGATCACAAATGCCGGTTCTGTAGTTTCTATTCCCGGGGCCACAGTCCCCATTCGAGCGATTCAG AACAGCGTACACTTCTGGACGAGAACGTCCCCAGTGCGCACAGCAACATTGCTCACGGGATGCTGCACGATCGTGAGCCTCCGGAAGATGTTGTCGATGGCGTTCCTTCACGTTCGTTTTCGTTGAGACAATCTCGCTCAAGTCACAATTTGGGTCGATTTGCGCTCGTTGGTGAGAGTGAGTTCGATTTCACCGATAGTGGACAGTACGATCACCATAATGATCAGCATGCTCATGATACTTCTCAGCCTCGTGGTGAGACGCGGCAAGACTTGGAGAAGAACAGTGCCACTGTCGCGGGAGGCGATGGGGCATCGGTAGAAGTGGAACAGTCTGCGGCTGCGCTGTCCGAACCAAGAAGGCTTTCGGCGCTACATGATCATTCGGGACATGATCGGGTAGTGCGTAGCAGAAGTGAAGATCGAGTGTTCTCGTTATTCTCCTCGATGGACAGAGAAGGCGATGCTGCCGCCGAACCACGGCTCTATTCTGGCCGAAGTCGCATTGTAGTGAATCTGTACGATCGCTCTTCCGCTGCCATGCAGCGTGGATTGATGCAATCGGCGGTTCCGCCCTCCGGCGGCGAGTCAGCGCAGGACCGGATCACCTACAAAACTGGGCTTTATGCACACTGGTGGAAGAAGGAAAAGTTACCGATATTTGTCGCCACGAGCAACGAGTCGCTGAAGTTGCCACCGGCCTCGGGGCCACTATCACGGCCCATGGCGCCACGATCTCCATGCATTGGTGATAGTAGCAATAGTAGCAGTACTAATAGTAGCAAACCCACGACCAGTCAGGCGAGCGTCTTTCCTTCTGGTGGTGATGGTCTATCGCATCGTCCGAACATTTCCTCTAATGGTGCAGCCGCTCGGGGTTCAG ATGTCACCGCCGTCAGCAACCGGAAACAGCCATCCATCGCGCAGCGGCACGTCCAGCATCGTGCAGCACATGTCGCAACACAAACGCAGCCAGTCGTTCAATCACCATCTGAGCTACAATCaagtacagcagcagcagcagcagcagcaacagcagctccaACAACAGCAACTAAAGCAACATCAACAGAATCCAAATCTGTCAGCTTCCCCGAACTCCCTGAACCTAAATCGTCTCGAGGCAAACCAAGCGGCTCTAAATCAAAAAGGTTTTTCGGAAAAAG CTAA
- the LOC121597488 gene encoding uncharacterized protein LOC121597488 isoform X2: MDSSIITVQAQYSFKGSNNDELCFKKGDIITLTQREEGGWWEGTLGDKTGWFPSNYVKEYVGPLPLSETIRPPEEIQAFRSVVFRDLLESEKAHVAELRGLSENFLEPLEGSQILSSNEYTQLMCNFLEVVEMHEEFLQSLEDCNDRVGKVFLSNAPTMKKIHQFYCAAHPRAIVIVDKFRDELNVFMEKQGAAKPGLLVLTTGLSKPFRRLDKYAAILQELERHMESGHPDRGDTQRSIAVYKDIASSCSATRRQKELELQILTGPVRGWQGAELSTLGDIIHMGSVAVGPEHKDRYLVLFPQTLLILSVSQRMSAFKYEGKLPLTGITVNRLEDTDQLKNAFEISGTLIDRIVAVCQGPNEANRWVELLSPKSGTAEQGNTGAVDMKRNVSSSAVNIPQPPPHCSKQLALDSRGYSTRVSVCAYDDNGGRGCGMYGADFEATLPPPNYPPTAPYAELTSYFRRLFRAGELSRYVVQALLYPQVTQKYDRRLVVMRRRRHKTTVRMQRRDKEAAARAVPSEHSKHDANSTEQQTSKEGGAESSVRKECRSRERSYNSSDSESSSCASSSCSRSRSNLERQNAVDYVEEDDDAYETITFFAGKSKPNPESSCEGSTVYESYDDPHSTEGGSFTYKIGARKTSSCSTDEADSASEDGDYDNDDNRSSEMIGSAAIPFLRLNDRESLNSGGAHGSARSNAGRSSGIHTSTARLLLGELKLQCSEQSQVSSFEHRDPHGRMACENLLNLDESMQIKHSLQQKTITEERHSMPTYFVGNRFNNSSVTEIYIPSWKEDCQVADAQGTTAGTSNGAGNTDRNSVHSSSLDIPAIVPAPDPVTAELLYNFPTSTASGHDGADDRQILDNIVLGCLSREQSPFHKDDSQDASRTPETRLDKKATEPSTSTARRCLSYQYVQLSSNPLSPAAAKNLDSNNNLSGEDRGRYDKSATRGQDDGYRATGPGGSDHKCRFCSFYSRGHSPHSSDSGMAGSCTISSPDGPAKFSGDFLLCDYPEQRTLLDENVPSAHSNIAHGMLHDREPPEDVVDGVPSRSFSLRQSRSSHNLGRFALVGESEFDFTDSGQYDHHNDQHAHDTSQPRGETRQDLEKNSATVAGGDGASVEVEQSAAALSEPRRLSALHDHSGHDRVVRSRSEDRVFSLFSSMDREGDAAAEPRLYSGRSRIVVNLYDRSSAAMQRGLMQSAVPPSGGESAQDRITYKTGLYAHWWKKEKLPIFVATSNESLKLPPASGPLSRPMAPRSPCIGDSSNSSSTNSSKPTTSQASVFPSGGDGLSHRPNISSNGAAARGSDVTAVSNRKQPSIAQRHVQHRAAHVATQTQPVVQSPSELQSSTAAAAAAATAAPTTATKATSTESKSVSFPELPEPKSSRGKPSGSKSKRFFGKS; encoded by the exons ATGGACTCTTCGATAATTACTGTACAGGCACAGTATTCGTTCAAGGGTTCCAACAACGATGAGCTGTGTTTCAAAAAGGGCGATATCATAACGCTTACCCAGCGTGAAGAGGGTGGTTGGTGGGAGGGAACGTTGGGCGACAAGACAGGCTGGTTTCCTAGCAATTACGTGAAGGAATATGTCG GACCGTTGCCCTTATCCGAAACAATACGACCGCCCGAGGAAATACAGGCCTTTCGATCGGTGGTGTTTCGTGATTTGTTAGAAAGCGAGAAAGCACATGTTGCTGAGTTGCGCGGACTATCCGAAAACTTCCTGGAACCGCTGGAAGGCAGCCAAAT ACTTTCTTCTAACGAATATACGCAATTAATGTGCAACTTTCTCGAAGTGGTGGAAATGCACGAAGAGTTCTTACAGTCTCTGGAGGATTGCAATGATCGTGTTGGCAAGGTGTTTCTATCGAATGCTCCAACGATGAAGAAAATACACCAATTCTACTGTGCAGCGCATCCCCGTGCCATAGTGATAGTGGATAAGTTTCG TGATGAGCTGAATGTGTTCATGGAAAAACAGGGTGCAGCTAAGCCGGGTCTGCTTGTGCTTACTACCGGTCTTTCGAAGCCGTTTCGGCGTCTTGATAAGTATGCCGCCATACTGCAGGAACTCGAACGCCACATGGAAAGCGGACATCCGGACAGAGGCGATACTCAACGCAGTATCGCCGTGTACAAGGATATTGCTTCCTCTTGCTCGGCTACTCGACGGCAGAAGGAACTAGAGCTGCAGATACTAACCGGACCAGTGCGCGGATGGCAGGGTGCTGAGCTGAGCACGCTCGGTGACATCATCCACATGGGCAGTGTGGCTGTTGGGCCAGAGCATAAGGACCGCTACCTGGTGCTATTTCCCCAGACGTTGCTGATATTGAGCGTCAGCCAGCGAATGAGCGCTTTCAAGTACGAAGGAAAGCTTCCCTTGACGGGCATCACGGTGAACCGTTTGGAAGATACGGATCAGCTAAAAAATGCGTTTGAAATCAGTGGCACACTGATCGATCGCATCGTAGCAGTGTGTCAAGGACCGAATGAGGCCAATCGCTGGGTGGAATTGCTGAGTCCCAAGTCCGGAACAGCTGAGCAGGGCAACACAGGAGCCGTGGACATGAAGCGCAACGTTAGCAGCTCGGCCGTTAATATTCCACAACCTCCACCGCAT TGCAGCAAACAATTAGCACTCGATTCTCGTGGCTACAGTACTCGTGTATCCGTGTGTGCATATGACGACAATGGTGGTCGGGGGTGCGGAATGTACGGTGCTGACTTTGAAGCAACGCTTCCGCCACCGAATTACCCACCTACGGCACCTTATGCCGAGTTGACCAGTTATTTTCGTCGCCTTTTCCGAGCGGGCGAACTGTCCCGATATGTCGTGCAAGCTTTACTATATCCCCAAGTAACTCAAAAATATGACAGACGCTTGGTAGTGATGAGACGGCGGCGACATAAAACTACTGTGCGGATGCAACGACGCGACAAGGAAGCGGCAGCACGGGCAGTGCCCTCAGAACATAGCAAACATGATGCAAACTCGACCGAGCAGCAGACCAGTAAGGAAGGTGGCGCAGAAAGCAGTGTAAGAAAAGAGTGTCGTTCACGCGAGAGAAGCTACAACTCCAGCGACTCTGAGTCGTCATCGTGCGCTTCATCCTCTTGCTCGAGAAGTCGATCAAACCTTGAACGCCAGAATGCAGTGGATTATGTGGAGGAAGACGACGATGCATACGAAACGATAACATTTTTTGCTGGTAAAAGTAAGCCCAATCccgaaagcagttgtgaaggcAGCACAGTGTATGAAAGTTACGATGATCCACATTCTACCGAGGGTGGTTCTTTTACGTATAAAATTGGTGCCCGAAAAACTTCCTCGTGTTCCACAGACGAAGCGGACAGTGCATCAGAAGATGGTGACTACGATAACGATGATAATCGTAGCTCAGAAATGATTGGTTCGGCAGCGATTCCGTTTCTACGCCTTAACGATCGTGAATCGCTCAACAGTGGCGGGGCGCATGGCAGTGCTCGATCAAACGCTGGACGGTCGTCGGGAATCCATACGTCTACGGCACGTCTGCTGCTAGGCGAATTGAAACTGCAGTGCTCGGAACAGTCGCAAGTGTCCAGCTTCGAGCATAGGGATCCCCACGGACGAATGGCTTGCGAAAATCTGCTTAATCTGGACGAGTCCATGCAGATAAAACACTCCCTGCAGCAAAAAACGATCACCGAGGAGCGCCACAGCATGCCGACGTACTTCGTGGGCAACCGTTTCAACAACTCGTCGGTAACAGAAATATACATTCCTTCGTGGAAAGAAGACTGCCAGGTCGCGGATGCACAGGGAACTACGGCAGGGACCTCAAACGGGGCGGGCAACACCGATCGCAACAGTGTACATTCCAGTTCGCTAGACATACCCGCCATCGTGCCCGCGCCCGATCCGGTGACGGCGGAGTTGCTGTACAACTTTCCAACGAGCACAGCATCCGGACACGACGGTGCCGATGATCGTCAGATTCTCGACAACATTGTGCTTGGATGTTTATCTCGCGAGCAGTCACCATTCC ACAAGGACGATTCGCAGGATGCGAGCAGAACGCCGGAGACGAGGCTAGATAAAAAAGCAACGGAACCCTCAACCTCAACTGCCAGGCGATGTCTCAGCTATCAGTACGTGCAACTGTCCAGTAATCCATTATCGCCTGCCGCAGCGAAGAACCTTGATTCGAACAACAATTTGTCGGGTGAGGATCGTGGAAGGTACGacaagagtgccactcgtgGACAGGACGATGGATACCGTGCGACTGGCCCAGGGGGCTCGGATCACAAATGCCGGTTCTGTAGTTTCTATTCCCGGGGCCACAGTCCCCATTCGAGCGATTCAGGTATGGCCGGTAGTTGTACAATCTCGTCGCCAGATGGACCCGCTAAATTTTCCGGTGATTTTCTTCTTTGTGATTATCCAGAACAGCGTACACTTCTGGACGAGAACGTCCCCAGTGCGCACAGCAACATTGCTCACGGGATGCTGCACGATCGTGAGCCTCCGGAAGATGTTGTCGATGGCGTTCCTTCACGTTCGTTTTCGTTGAGACAATCTCGCTCAAGTCACAATTTGGGTCGATTTGCGCTCGTTGGTGAGAGTGAGTTCGATTTCACCGATAGTGGACAGTACGATCACCATAATGATCAGCATGCTCATGATACTTCTCAGCCTCGTGGTGAGACGCGGCAAGACTTGGAGAAGAACAGTGCCACTGTCGCGGGAGGCGATGGGGCATCGGTAGAAGTGGAACAGTCTGCGGCTGCGCTGTCCGAACCAAGAAGGCTTTCGGCGCTACATGATCATTCGGGACATGATCGGGTAGTGCGTAGCAGAAGTGAAGATCGAGTGTTCTCGTTATTCTCCTCGATGGACAGAGAAGGCGATGCTGCCGCCGAACCACGGCTCTATTCTGGCCGAAGTCGCATTGTAGTGAATCTGTACGATCGCTCTTCCGCTGCCATGCAGCGTGGATTGATGCAATCGGCGGTTCCGCCCTCCGGCGGCGAGTCAGCGCAGGACCGGATCACCTACAAAACTGGGCTTTATGCACACTGGTGGAAGAAGGAAAAGTTACCGATATTTGTCGCCACGAGCAACGAGTCGCTGAAGTTGCCACCGGCCTCGGGGCCACTATCACGGCCCATGGCGCCACGATCTCCATGCATTGGTGATAGTAGCAATAGTAGCAGTACTAATAGTAGCAAACCCACGACCAGTCAGGCGAGCGTCTTTCCTTCTGGTGGTGATGGTCTATCGCATCGTCCGAACATTTCCTCTAATGGTGCAGCCGCTCGGGGTTCAG ATGTCACCGCCGTCAGCAACCGGAAACAGCCATCCATCGCGCAGCGGCACGTCCAGCATCGTGCAGCACATGTCGCAACACAAACGCAGCCAGTCGTTCAATCACCATCTGAGCTACAATCaagtacagcagcagcagcagcagcagcaacagcagctccaACAACAGCAACTAAAGCAACATCAACAGAATCCAAATCTGTCAGCTTCCCCGAACTCCCTGAACCTAAATCGTCTCGAGGCAAACCAAGCGGCTCTAAATCAAAAAGGTTTTTCGGAAAAAG CTAA